The proteins below are encoded in one region of Juglans microcarpa x Juglans regia isolate MS1-56 chromosome 4D, Jm3101_v1.0, whole genome shotgun sequence:
- the LOC121260292 gene encoding glutamate receptor 2.3-like yields MASQKHLAASFILFFLLNSCVKQCIAAVIPVGVVLDLNSTVGELAESCIFMALSDFYAVNAHYRTRLALFTRDSRGDVVGAACAALDLMKNEEVHAIIGPQRSSQAKFVVDIAEKVKVPILSFSATSPSLSPNRSPFFIRTAQNDSAQVKAIMALIQAYGWQEVIPIYEDTDYGNGLIPYVTDAFHEVDVRVPYRSVISPLSKDIDILEELKKLKEMQTRIFLVHMTASLGSKFFVGVKNAGMMSEGYAWIITEGLSGLFDPLDLEIMDSMQGVLGVRSYVSMSKDLEDFERRRTSNFTSGKPTYKTIPGLNLFGLWAYDTVWALAMAVEKAGIERSSFLKQNNASKCKVDLAALGISEMGPRLLNAILTTRFQGLSGDFHLVKGQLEASAFEIFNIIGKTERIIGYWTPKKGLSRELDDTHHGEVAYSISKDKLKQPIWPGDTTDQPKRLRIGVPIRDGFNQFVKVEWHPHTGKPKISGFSIELFLAVMDLLPFCLGHEFVPYVNENGRTSAGTYDDLLYQLKLKKFDAVVGDVTIVANRSLYVDFTLPYSESGVSMAVLMKNNEKENIWIFLKPLSWDLWLIIVAVSIFTGLVIWVLEHRINPDFSGSPKKTICLIFWFSLSTLIYGHRERVMNSWSRLVLIIWLFVVLILTQSYTASLASMLTVQQLKPAFVDVTEIKRNGYFVGYHKDSFVRGLLVKQLNIDESKLKPYSTPEQYHEALSSGSQNGGVAAIFDEIPYIKIFLAKYGSKYTMAGPVYKTDGFGFAFPIGSPLVSYMSRAILNVTEDKEKMKGIRRKYLAPQKPCEDLGPEIIPSNSPSLGVYSFGGLFIITGVASLSSLLIYVFRCLRLHWPASNNLPSEGSFWLRFVEFVKHFDLEYQCSPPLSTNGSTPNPAMSPEGLGASHRIDDVHNHSRTFNETADNVSVVEDDDDEIFPLGHGDTSVDVSNNLL; encoded by the exons ATGGCAAGCCAGAAGCACCTCGCGGCCTCTTTCATCCTGTTCTTCCTGCTCAACTCTTGTGTCAAACAGTGCATCGCAGCGGTGATACCAGTGGGAGTAGTTCTTGATTTGAACTCCACGGTGGGAGAGTTGGCAGAGAGCTGTATATTTATGGCGCTTTCTGATTTTTATGCAGTGAATGCCCATTATCGAACcaggcttgctcttttcacccGGGATTCTAGGGGCGATGTTGTTGGTGCTGCATGTGCAg CTCTAGATTTGATGAAGAACGAAGAAGTACATGCCATCATAGGACCTCAAAGGTCATCACAAGCTAAGTTCGTCGTCGATATTGCTGAAAAGGTTAAAGTTCCTATCCTTTCCTTCTCAGCCACTAGTCCTTCTCTTTCCCCAAACCGAAGTCCATTTTTCATTCGGACAGCCCAAAATGATTCAGCTCAAGTGAAAGCCATAATGGCCTTAATTCAGGCGTATGGCTGGCAAGAAGTGATACCCATCTACGAAGACACGGATTATGGCAACGGCTTAATCCCATACGTGACAGATGCATTCCATGAAGTTGACGTCCGTGTGCCTTACAGAAGTGTCATTTCCCCACTCTCAAAAGATATCGATATCTTGGAGgagcttaaaaaattaaaggaaatgcAAACGAGAATATTCCTCGTGCATATGACTGCTTCTCTTGGATCAAAGTTTTTTGTTGGTGTAAAGAATGCAGGAATGATGAGTGAAGGGTATGCATGGATAATCACAGAAGGGCTATCTGGTCTGTTTGATCCTCTGGATTTAGAAATCATGGACTCCATGCAAGGTGTTTTGGGAGTCAGGTCGTACGTATCCATGTCAAAAGATCTTGAAGATTTTGAAAGAAGACGGACAAGCAATTTCACCTCGGGAAAACCAACATATAAGACTATTCCTGGATTAAACCTGTTCGGATTATGGGCATATGATACTGTTTGGGCATTGGCAATGGCGGTGGAGAAGGCTGGCATAGAGCGTTCTAGTTTCTTGAAGCAAAATAATGCTAGCAAATGTAAAGTTGATCTTGCAGCTCTTGGAATTTCTGAAATGGGTCCAAGGCTTCTGAACGCAATTCTAACCACTAGATTTCAAGGACTAAGCGGAGATTTTCATCTGGTCAAGGGACAATTAGAAGCATCAGCCTTTGAAATATTCAATATTATAGGGAAAACAGAGAGGATTATTGGATATTGGACTCCAAAGAAAGGACTTTCACGAGAATTAGATGACACTCATCATGGTGAAGTAGCATACTCGATATCAAAGGACAAACTCAAGCAACCAATCTGGCCAGGAGACACAACAGATCAGCCAAAAAGGTTGAGGATCGGGGTTCCAATAAGAGATGGTTTCAATCAATTTGTAAAAGTGGAATGGCATCCTCATACCGGTAAGCCGAAGATATCAGGGTTTTCAATTGAATTGTTTCTTGCTGTGATGGATCTGTTACCGTTTTGCCTTGGACATGAGTTTGTGCCGTACGTGAATGAAAATGGGCGGACTAGTGCTGGGACTTACGATGACCTTCTTTACCAACTCAAACTCAAG AAGTTCGATGCCGTGGTTGGAGACGTAACAATTGTGGCTAATCGCTCGTTATATGTGGATTTTACTTTACCATACTCAGAATCAGGCGTGTCAATGGcagttttgatgaaaaataatgagaagGAAAATATATGGATTTTTCTAAAGCCACTAAGCTGGGATCTTTGGTTAATCATCGTGGCTGTCTCCATTTTCACGGGTTTGGTGATATGGGTTCTTGAACACCGTATAAACCCTGACTTTAGTGGTTCCCCCAAAAAAACTATTTGCCTGATTTTCTGGTTCTCCCTCTCCACGCTCATCTATGGTCATA GGGAGAGAGTGATGAATAGCTGGTCAAGATTGGTGCTTATCATATGGCTTTTTGTGGTGCTCATACTAACACAGAGTTACACTGCAAGCTTGGCTTCAATGTTGACAGTACAACAACTGAAGCCTGCATTTGTGGATGTAACAGAGATCAAAAGGAATGGTTACTTTGTAGGGTATCATAAAGATTCCTTCGTCCGAGGTCTTCTCGTAAAACAGTTAAATATTGACGAGTCCAAGTTGAAGCCTTACTCAACCCCAGAGCAATATCATGAAGCATTGTCAAGTGGAAGCCAAAATGGTGGGGTTGCTGCTATCTTTGATGAGATCCCCTATATTAAGATCTTCCTTGCCAAGTATGGCTCCAAGTATACTATGGCTGGACCAGTCTACAAAACTGACGGATTTGGCTTT GCCTTCCCGATTGGATCCCCTCTAGTCTCTTACATGTCAAGAGCAATCTTGAATGTCACcgaagataaagaaaaaatgaagggaattAGGCGCAAGTACTTGGCACCTCAAAAACCATGCGAAGATCTAGGTCCTGAAATCATCCCTTCAAACTCCCCTAGTCTTGGTGTGTACAGCTTTGGGGGCCTGTTCATCATAACAGGAGTGGCTTCCCTGTCTTCCCTCTTGATCTATGTGTTCAGGTGCCTTCGTTTACACTGGCCAGCTTCAAACAATCTCCCTTCGGAAGGATCCTTTTGGCTGAGATTTGTTGAATTCGTAAAGCATTTCGACCTGGAATATCAATGTTCACCACCTTTGAGTACAAATGGATCCACACCAAATCCTGCAATGAGTCCTGAAGGTTTGGGAGCTTCCCATCGCATAGATGATGTGCACAACCATTCAAGGACATTTAATGAAACAGCAGACAATGTTTCTGTAGtcgaggatgatgatgatgaaatctttcctttaggGCATGGTGATACATCTGTGGATGTTTCTAATAACTTATTATGA